A genomic region of Colletotrichum destructivum chromosome 5, complete sequence contains the following coding sequences:
- a CDS encoding Putative dethiobiotin synthase BioD, aminotransferase class-III, whose product MAPVGALLWRSLRTYQIYGANTDVGKTVFASVLCNAARNLWPHEKTAFLKPVSTGPATEADDSHIQQFAPGIAKKTLFQFEIPASPHLAAAASNQHTPTDNEALQGIYDYSSRRAAKGPGWLFIETAGGVHSPAPSGTPQADLYAPLRVPVVFVGDAKLGGISQTISAFESLRLRGYDVESILLFRDDYYQNHAYLTDYFARDRGIPVATLDQPPARAEDANADADAMAQYYREAASSNVIKGTLDHLHDRHLARISRLESMAHDAHDTIWYPFTQHKGLTPDKITAIDSAHGDNFQTLVPGSRAASEDHALLQPSFDGSSSWWTQGLGHANPKLTLAASYAAGRYGHVMFASAVHEPALALAQNLLKALQNPRLARVFYSDNGSTGMEVAVKMGLRAARVRYGWAAGDRLEILGLRGSYHGDTMGAMDSTEPSVFNEKVEWYNGKGFWFDYPSVMCKDGRWQVRVPEALREELDEGREFAALSDVFDVSLREAAQEARSYERYIIKVLGRLRDQGRKFGALVMEPVILGAGGMIMADPLFQRTLVKVVRQHPELFGTATQALSTKKDANGWTGLPVVFDEVFTGLTRLGRVSAASFLDVDPDVVVNAKLLTGGLVPLCTTCASDSIFRAFESDEKSDALLHGHSYTAHPVGCQVAVESLRELQRMDEGGAWDWAKAGGGWASDATPFAGNGGGGGGGPPAWSVWSRPFVDWVSRRTGRVDGVWALGSVLAIHMQDSEGAGYSSTAAADLQSALLRGEGGAGESARWNVHSRVLGNVLYVMTSQTTGREDVQRLEALLRRALSG is encoded by the exons ATGGCACCCGTCGGCGCTCTGCTCTGGCGTTCCCTCAGAACGTACCAGATCTACGGCGCCAACACCGACGTCGGCAAGACCGTCTTCGCCTCCGTCTTGTGCAACGCCGCCCGTAATCTCTGGCCCCATGAGAAGACGGCGTTCCTGAAGCCCGTTTCCACGGGCCCGGCAACCGAGGCCGATGACAG tcACATCCAGCAGTTCGCGCCCGGCATCGCGAAGAAGACGCTGTTTCAGTTTGAGATCCCAGCAAGCCCCCATCTGGCGGCTGCCGCCTCGAACCAA CATACCCCGACAGACAACGAGGCCCTGCAGGGCATCTACGATTACTCATCACGCCGCGCCGCAAAGGGCCCCGGCTGGCTCTTCATCGAGACGGCCGGTGGGGTCCACTCGCCCGCTCCGTCCGGCACCCCGCAGGCCGACCTGTACGCCCCACTCCGCGTccccgtcgtcttcgtcggcgacgccaagCTGGGCGGCATCTCCCAGACCATCTCGGCCTTTGAGTCGCTCCGGCTACGCGGCTACGACGTCGAGTCCATCCTGCTCTTCCGCGACGACTACTACCAAAACCACGCCTACCTGACCGACTACTTTGCACGCGACCGCGGCATCCCCGTCGCCACTCTCGACCAGCCCCCGGCCCGCGCCGAGGATgccaacgccgacgccgacgccatggCTCAGTACTACCGAGAAGCGGCCTCGAGCAATGTCATCAAGGGCACCCTGGATCACCTTCACGACCGCCACCTCGCCCGCATTTCCCGCCTCGAGAGCATGGCTCATGACGCCCACGACACCATCTGGTATCCCTTCACGCAGCACAAGGGCCTGACGCCCGACAAGATCACGGCAATCGACTCGGCCCACGGCGACAACTTCCAGACACTCGTTCCAGGGAGCCGCGCCGCGTCCGAGGACCACGCCCTGCTGCAGCCCTCCTTCGACGGCTCGTCTTCGTGGTGGACTcagggcctcggccacgcgAACCCCAAGCTCACGCTGGCCGCTTcctacgccgccggccgctaCGGCCACGTCATGTTCGCCTCCGCCGTCCACGAGCCGGCGCTCGCGCTCGCCCAGAACCTCCTGAAAGCCCTGCAGAACCCGCGTCTCGCCCGCGTCTTCTACTCAGACAACGGCAGCACCGGCATGGAGGTCGCCGTCAAGATGGGCCTCCGCGCCGCGAGAGTGCGGTACGgctgggccgccggcgaccgGCTCGAGATCCTCGGCCTGAGGGGCAGCTACCACGGTGACACCATGGGCGCCATGGACTCGACCGAGCCGTCCGTTTTCAACGAGAAGGTTGAGTGGTACAACGGCAAGGGCTTCTGGTTCGACTACCCCTCAGTCATGTGCAAGGACGGAAGGTGGCAGGTCCGTGTGCCCGAGGCGCTGCGCGAGGAACTGGACGAGGGTCGGGAGTTCGCCGCCCTGTCGGACGTGTTTGACGTTTCCCTCAGGGAGGCGGCGCAAGAGGCCCGGTCGTACGAGAGGTACATCATCAAGGTGCTGGGCCGACTGCGCGACCAAGGCCGCAAgttcggcgccctcgtcatGGAGCCCGTCATTCTCGGGGCCGGGGGCATGATTATGGC CGATCCCTTATTCCAACGGACGCTCGTCAAGGTCGTCCGCCAGCACCCAGAGCTCTTCGGCACCGCGACTCAGGCCCTTTCGACAAAGAAAGATGCCAACGGCTGGACCGGTCTCCCCGTCGTGTTTGACGAGGTCTTCACCGGGCTCACACGTCTCGGCcgcgtctcggccgcctccttcctcgacgtcgacccggACGTCGTGGTCAACGCGAAGCTGCTGACAGGGGGCCTGGTGCCGCTGTGCACGACCTGCGCGTCCGACAGCATCTTCCGCGCGTTCGAGAGCGACGAAAAGAGCGACGCGCTGCTGCACGGCCATAGCTACACGGCGCACCCCGTCGGGTGCCAGGTGGCCGTCGAGTCGCTGCGCGAGTTGCAGAGGATGGACGAGGGCGGGGCCTGGGACtgggccaaggccggcggcggctgggcgTCCGACGCTACCCCGTTCGCGGGtaatggcggcggcggcggtggcgggccCCCAGCCTGGTCGGTGTGGTCGCGCCCTTTCGTGGACTGGGTGTCGAGGCGGACGggccgcgtcgacggcgtgtgGGCGCTGGGGTCCGTCCTCGCGATCCACATGCAAGACAGCGAGGGCGCCGGGTActcgagcacggcggcggcggacctGCAGAGCGCTCTGCTCcggggcgagggcggcgcgggggAGAGCGCGCGCTGGAACGTCCACAGCAGGGTTCTCGGCAACGTCCTGTACGTGATGACGAGCCAGACAACGGGGCGGGAGGATGTCCAGAGGTTGGAGGCTCTGCTCCGGAGAGCACTTTCGGGATAG
- a CDS encoding Putative aminotransferase, class I/classII, pyridoxal phosphate-dependent transferase, major — protein sequence MVPEVPEASLVPVPSTNTDGYFSHSSRQARILSPPLPNMPASDRLDRVFAALLARRESKSQLRKLTLVPPGAADFSSNAYLSLSTHPDIRRRFLARIEAHLGSSSETPPPNGGRHDRVVSGTPLLGSGGSRLLDGNAPLAESLERDVAAFHRGAAGLLFNSGFDANVGLFSCAPQPGDVIVYDELIHASVHDGMRLSRAAKKIAFAHNAVDPAEARRWPRSLSEVLSALTDGDEGREVREGSRRVFVAVEGVYSMDGDVAPLKEVVECVERHLPHGNGLIIVDEAHSTGLLGERGRGLVCELGLEDRVWARVHTFGKAMGCSGAIVLCSQITRSYLVNYARSLIYTTAMPFTSLAGIQTAYDFIANGHSEALLSHLWSLVAQTNDLLLTLLDRHRPERTLMHLAPGKPKSPIIPLFTSDPRGLAQHCQRRGFMIRPIVAPTVPAGSERVRICLHAGNTFDEIEGLVSAIEGWLVAQPIHQGELFDRALIARSAAPKSRL from the exons ATGGTCCCTGAGGTTCCTGAGGCTTCTCTGGTTCCTGTTCCCTCTACGAATACTGACGGATACTTCTCACATTCCTCCCGACAAGCCCGAATactttccccccccctcccaaacATGCCGGCGAGCGACCGTCTGGACCGGGTCTtcgccgccctgctggcACGCCGCGAATCCAAGAGCCAGCTCCGGAAACTGACCCTCGTcccgcccggcgccgccgacttcTCGTCCAACGCCTATCTCTCCCTTTCGACCCACCCGGATATCCGGCGCCGCTTCCTCGCCCGGATCGAGGCCCACCtcggctcctcctccgagacGCCGCCACCCAATGGCGGGCGGCACGACAGGGTCGTAAGCGGCACACCCCtcctcggctccggcggctCGCGTCTGCTCGACGGCAACGCGCCCCTCGCCGAGTCGCTTGAGAgggacgtcgccgccttccacCGCGGCGCGGCTGGCCTGCTCTTCAACTCGGGCTTCGATGCCAACGTTGGCCTCTTTAGCTGCGCGCCCCAGCCAGGAGACGTCATCGTCTATGACGAGCTCATCCACGCGAGCGTGCACGACGGCATGAGGCTGAGCCGCGCCGCAAAGAAGATCGCCTTTGCGCacaacgccgtcgaccccGCGGAAGCCCGGCGGTGGCCACGGAGCCTGAGCGAGGTGCTCTCGGCGTTgaccgacggcgacgagggccgagAGGTGAGGGAAGGCTCGCGACGCGTCTTTGTTGCTGTCGAGGGGGTCTACAGCATGGATGGCGACGTGGCGCCCTTGAAGGAGGTTGTCGAGTGCGTCGAACGGCATCTGCCCCATGGGAACGgtctcatcatcgtcgacgaagcccaCTCGACAGGCTTGCTTGGCGAGAGAGGCCGGGGGCTGGTGTGCGAGCTGGGCCTCGAAGACCGCGTATGGGCCCGTGTGCACACATTCGGTAAAGCAATGGGCTGCTCTGGAG CCATCGTTCTGTGCTCTCAGATCACCCGGTCATATCTCGTCAACTACGCCCGTAGCCTCATCTACACCACCGCCATGCCGTTCACGTCGCTGGCGGGTATCCAGACGGCGTACGActtcatcgccaacggccacTCCGAGGCCCTCCTCAGCCACCTCTGgtccctcgtcgcccagacCAACGACCTGCTGCTGACGCTGCTGGACCGGCACCGACCGGAGAGGACCTTGATGCATCTGGCCCCGGGCAAGCCGAAGTCCCCCATCATACCCCTGTTCACCTCGGACCCGCGCGGTCTCGCGCAGCACTGCCAGCGGCGTGGTTTCATGATCCGACCCATCGTCGCGCCTACGGTGCCGGCGGGAAGTGAGCGGGTCAGGATCTGTCTCCACGCCGGCAACACCTTTGACGAGATCGAAGGTCTGGTCTCCGCCATCGAAGGCTGGCTGGTCGCTCAGCCAATACACCAAGGGGAACTCTTTGATCGTGCGCTGATTGCTCGatcggcggcgcccaagTCCCGGCTATGA
- a CDS encoding Putative carboxylesterase, type B, carboxylesterase type B, carboxylesterase type B, active, translating to MPSLTSTLVSLLVSAASIGQVRAVDPLVDLGYTKLQGVAEPGGATRWLGVRYAAAPLGELRFAAPVDPPNTADVVDASKVWKNSQVVKEKRSLALGRPRTNIKPTPPSQFRPICLARSASDFTMKPNKRFTAAEDCLYVNIFAPSSATPESRLPVMYFIQGGGFQSLSNANFNGSDLARFGNMLVVQVNYRVGPYGFLQSKEVIGGGASMNNGLKDQIQGLKWLKKHAAAFGGNPDQMVVVGDSAGATSVALLMSAFGEEDPGLFQGAIMESVSVATVRDLDQGQEQYDCLTKATGCNRQADSLACLRSVNATALQTEDCQFNPNIDGDLVKAPTLQRFADGKYLKVPTIAGTCTDEGTKNVPQDTDTVEKALKNMNDQATQSLSNDSLALLKETYLDRPAPVFPKSGRLWRQLANAHGDYRAHCITKMLQDVMARDGVKTFNYRYGPIDDEQEAQGFGAYHTVELNGVFGPANTDGAPPKSYATTNAPTVTLTQAYWASFVRTLDPNAAAIQPGMPEWRAWTLEGNERLLFQNNTGVMETMPATQQANCVMLAPMIPFIEIPATEAQKGSVELRRAPEVSPATAPASELGKGGVTAGSQSGMKEGGKGNGTKHGGGEGGGEGGDKGGKGGGKGGGKGMGQGNGTNSTPPTVPPFSSATKADFGLSGFLSVMAVVCAGQFMLAW from the exons ATGCCCTCCCTCACATCCACCCTCGTTTCTctcctcgtctcggccgcgtccATCGGCCAGGTCCGGGCGGTTGACCcgctcgtcgaccttgggTACACAAAACTCcagggcgtcgccgagcccgGCGGCGCGACCCGGTGGCTCGGGGTCCGGtacgccgcggcgccgctggGCGAGCTCCGCTTCGCCGCCCCGGTCGACCCTCCGAACACGGCCGACGTAGTCGACGCTTCCAAGGTATGGAAGAATTCCCAAGTAGtgaaggaaaaaagaagttTAGCACTGGGCCGCCCACGGACTAACATAAAACCCACTCCCCCATCACAGTTCCGTCCCATCTGCCTCGCCCGGAGCGCGTCCGACTTCACGATGAAGCCCAACAAGCgcttcaccgccgccgaggactgCCTGTACGTCAACATATTcgcgccgtcctccgccaCGCCCGAGTCCCGGCTGCCCGTCATGTACTTCatccagggcggcggcttcCAGTCGCTGTCCAACGCAAACTTCAACGGCAGCGACCTGGCCCGCTTCGGCAAcatgctcgtcgtccaggtcaACTACCGCGTCGGGCCCTACGGCTTCCTGCAGAGCAAGGAGGtcattggcggcggcgcgagcATGAACAACGGGCTCAAGGACCAGATTCAGGGGTTGAAGTGGCTGAAGAaacacgccgccgcc TTCGGAGGAAACCCGGACCAGATGGTAGTCGTCGgcgactcggccggcgcgACCTCTGTGGCGCTGCTGATGTCGGCctttggagaagaagacccGGGTCTGTTCCAGGGCGCCATCATGGAGTCCGTCTCGGTCGCCACCGTCCGCGACCTCGACCAGGGCCAGGAGCAGTACGACTGCCTGACCAAGGCCACCGGCTGCAACCGGCAGGCCGACTCCCTCGCCTGCCTGCGCAGCGTCAACGCCACGGCCCTCCAGACCGAGGACTGCCAGTTCAACCCcaacatcgacggcgacctcgtcaaggcGCCCACCCTGCAGcgcttcgccgacggcaagtACCTCAAGGTGCCCACCATCGCGGGCACCTGCACCGACGAGGGCACCAAGAACGTGCCGCAGGACACCGAcactgtcgagaaggccCTCAAGAACATGAACGACCAGGCCACGCAGTCCCTCAGCAACgactccctcgccctcctgaAAGAGACGTACCTCGACCGCCCGGCGCCCGTGTTCCCCAAGTCCGGCCGGCTGTGGCGCCAGCTCGCCAACGCCCACGGCGACTACCGCGCGCACTGCATCACCAAGATGCTGCAGGACGTCATGgcgcgcgacggcgtcaagaCCTTCAACTACCGCTACGGCcccatcgacgacgagcaggagGCCCAGGGCTTCGGCGCCTACCACACGGTCGAGCTCAACGGCGTCTTCGGGCCGGCCAACACGGACGGCGCGCCGCCCAAGAGCTACGCCACCACCAACGCGCCCACCGTGACGCTGACCCAGGCCTACTGGGCCAGCTTCGTGCGCACCCTCGAccccaacgccgccgccatccagccCGGCATGCCCGAGTGGCGGGCCTGGACCCTCGAGGGCAACGAGAGGCTGCTGTTCCAGAACAACACGGGCGTCATGGAGACCATGCCCGCGACGCAGCAGGCCAACTGCGTCATGCTGGCGCCCATGATCCCTTTTATCGAGATCCCCGCCACCGAGGCCCAGAAGGGGTCGGTCGAGCTGAGGCGCGCCCCCGAAGTGTCGCCCGCAACGGCCCCGGCTTCCGAACTCGGAAAGGGCGGCGTGACGGCCGGGAGCCAGAGCGGAATGAAggagggcggcaagggcaacGGCACGAAGCAcggcggaggcgagggcggaggcgagggcggcgacaaAGGTGGCAAAGGCGGCGGCAAAGGCGGTGGCAAGGGCATGGGACAAGGGAACGGCACCAACTCGACACCTccgacggtgccgccgttCAGCTCCGCGACGAAGGCGGACTTCGGCCTCTCGGGGTTCTTGTCTGTCATGGCCGTCGTGTGTGCTGGCCAGTTCATGCTGGCATGGTAG
- a CDS encoding Putative tyrosinase copper-binding domain, di-copper centre-containing domain superfamily has translation MALLKHCLWLLLAANAAVTSARPGGFNFTREAIDNGEALAQLNVKALEASRALRRILGANATCSDDKLRVRREWRTLPAEERKAYIAAVQCLQSSPTLLDPVELPAAKSLYDDFVLTHLNQTGSIHVTANFLLWHRYFTYVHEETLRNTCGYTGTMPYWEWGYDVDDPAASPVFDGSETSMGGNGAPIAREEGMHLLQRVSNTTIKLPPGSGGGCVETGPFSDMTVHVGPVSLLQYGTTATFGVDRPTDDHPRCLRRDLNRHVAARYASFRNTTELILDHDGIEWFQAVMQGDDRYTPGVEIGVHGGGHYTIGGDPGSDPFISTGEPAFFLHHAQVDRVYWIWQMLDFANRQDIFGTLTLQNNPPSRNGTLDDIVDVSPLAEPVKLRDLMSTVGGSPFCYVYE, from the exons ATGGCACTACTCAAGCACTGCCTCTGGCTCCTACTGGCGGCCAACGCCGCGGTCACATCGGCCAGGCCCGGCGGGTTCAACTTCACccgcgaggccatcgacaacggcgaggcgctcgcccagctcaacgtcaaggccctcgaggcctcGCGCGCCTTGAGACGGATCCTGGGCGCCAACGCCACCTGCTCGGACGACAAGCTTCGCGTCCGGAGGGAGTG GAGAACGCTGCCCGCGGAGGAGCGCAAGGCGTACATCGCGGCGGTCCAGTGCCTCCAGTCCTCGCCCACCCTGCTAGACCCCGTCGAGCTGCCGGCCGCCAAGTCTCTGTACGATGACTTCGTGCTGACGCATCTCAACCAGACGGGCAGCATCCACGTTACG GCCAACTTCCTGCTGTGGCACAGGTACTTCACGTACGTCCACGAGGAGACGCTGCGTAACACGTGCGGGTACACCG GAACGATGCCCTACTGGGAATGGGGctacgacgtcgacgacccggcggcctcgcccgtcttcgACGGGTCCGAGACGTCCAtgggcggcaacggcgcgcCCATCGCGCGCGAGGAGGGCATGCATCTCCTCCAGCGCGTCTCCAACACGACGATCAAGCTGCCgcccggctccggcggcgggtgCGTCGAGACCGGGCCCTTCTCCGACATGACGGTCCACGTCGGGCCGGTCTCGCTGCTGCAGTAcggcacgacggcgacgttcGGCGTCGACAGGCCGACCGACGACCACCCGCGGTGCCTGCGGCGCGACCTCAACCGGCACGTAGCGGCGCGCTACGCCTCGTTCCGCAACACGACGGAGCTGATCCTGGACCACGACGGCATCGAGTGGTTCCAGGCCGTCATGCAGGGCGACGACCGGTACACGCCCGGTGTGGAGATCGGCGTCCACGGAGGCGGGCACTACACGATAGGAG GCGACCCCGGCTCCGACCCCTTCATCTCGACGGGCGAGcccgccttcttcctgcACCACGCGCAGGTCGACCGCGTCTACTGGATCTGGCAGATGCTCGACTTCGCCAACCGACAG GACATCTTTGGCACCCTGACGCTGCAGAACAACCCCCCCAGCCGCAACGGCACCCTggacgacatcgtcgacgttTCCCCCCTCGCCGAGCCGGTCAAGCTCCGGGACCTGATGAGCACCGTCGGGGGATCGCCGTTCTGCTACGTCTACGAGTAA
- a CDS encoding Putative major facilitator superfamily, MFS transporter superfamily has protein sequence MDGTDKETRSDSSRADGIGADEPPVGAGSRVGRVLSRIASAPTADPGPPPDGGYDAWMAVLSAHFIFMDTWGFVNSFGVFQTYYVQQLGRPPSDVSWIGSFQVFLLFFVGAFSGRFTDAGYFRPLFLAGSSLILLGIFATSWCTLYWQIFLAHGVCVGLGFGLVFCPSLATLSTYFDKRRALAIGIAAVGSASGGLVFPSTVRQLLPRVGFPWAMRTLGFIQLATLAVGLVFLKPRIPPRKASKMVDLSAFKELEYTFYTAGGFFSFMGVYFAFYYLASYSRDELGFSYTDSLNLLLVLNGIGFVGRLGPNFLADKIGTITVFTPMAFLSGLLTYCWIAVGTPTGLYVWTVFFGVAGNAIQALFPAGVSALTTDPSKQGTRIGMVFTIVGFAVLTGNPIAGAIISATGGRYLGAQAFAGSCLMLGTFFLALARVVKTRKIGKGWFVKV, from the exons ATGGACGGCACCGACAAAGAGACCAGGTCCGATTCCTCGAGGgccgacggcatcggcgcGGACGAGCCGCCGGTCGGCGCCGGAAGCCGCGTCGGACGTGTGTTAAGCCGCATCGCATCGGCGCCCACGGCGGACCCCGGCCCGCCCCCGGACGGAGGATACGACGCCTGGATGGCCG TGCTGAGTGCGCACTTCATCTTCATGGACACATG GGGCTTCGTCAACTCGTTCGGCGTCTTCCAGACGTACTACGTGCAGCAGCTCGGGCGCCCGCCGTCCGACGTCTCCTGGATCGGGTCCTTCCAggtcttcctcctcttcttcgtcggcgccttCTCCGGCCGCTTCACCGACGCCGGCTACTTCCGgcccctcttcctcgccggctccTCGCTGATCCTGctcggcatcttcgccaCCTCGTGGTGCACGCTATACTGGCAAatcttcctcgcccacgGCGTctgcgtcggcctcggcttcggcctcgtcttctgcCCCTCGCTCGCCACCCTGTCCACCTACTTCGACAAGCGCCGCGCCCtggccatcggcatcgccgccgtcggcagcgcctccggcggcctcgtcttcccctCCACCGTCCGCCAGCTCCTGCCGCGCGTCGGCTTCCCCTGGGCCATGCGCACCCTCGGCTTCATCCAGCTCGCCACCCTGGCCGTGGGCCTGGTCTTCCTGAAGCCGCGCATCCCGCCGCGCAAGGCGAGCAAGATGGTCGACCTGTCCGCTTTTAAAGAGCTCGAATACACCTTTTACACCGCGGGGGGGTTCTTT TCGTTCATGGGCGTCTACTTTGCCTTTTACTACCTCGCCTCGTACAGCCGGGACGAGCTCGGCTTCTCGTACACGGACTCGCTGAACCTGCTCCTGGTGCTCAACGGcatcggcttcgtcggccgcctcgggcccaacttcctcgccgacaagatcggcaccatcaccgtctTCACGCCCATGGCCTTCCTCTCGGGCCTCCTGACCTACTGCTGGATCGCCGTCGGGACCCCGACGGGGCTGTACGTGTggaccgtcttcttcggcgtcgcGGGCAACGCCATCCAGGCCCTGTTCCCCGCGGGCGTCAGCGCGCTGACGACGGACCCGAGCAAGCAGGGCACCCGCATCGGCATGGtcttcaccatcgtcggcttcgccgtgCTCACGGGCAACcccatcgccggcgccatcatctccgccaccggcggccgGTACCTCGGGGCCCAGGCCTTTGCCGGGAGCTGTCTCATGCTCGGCACCTTCTTCCTGGCGCTGGCGCGGGTGGTCAAAACGCGCAAGATCGGGAAAGGGTGGTTTGTCAAGGTCTGA
- a CDS encoding Putative copper acquisition factor BIM1-like domain-containing protein translates to MHTSVKTFLALGLASVACAQHTKQDDEMGPAAFMWPADRVWSGDMDNQEPCGSRAGVGNRTQFPLVGGKIALVAQDDYYNTKISISYKNDPTTNSDFTTLIEEQSVADLNPGHTCVDIPNPPSSVAAGGNATLQIIYRADWDAPHNQTFYACSDITYVDAATFNTRIPCFNATEPGEDDIAATASPSASASNSASNSGSSSGGGGGGGLSGGAIAGIVIGAVAGVGLLVGAALFFYRKSQQKKRNSRLARMEENARNSEHWIAGKNSSSQNSVQLNNLP, encoded by the exons ATGCACACTTCGGTCAAGACCTTCCTCGCCCTGGGCCTGGCCTCCGTCGCCTGCGCCCAGCACACCAagcaggacgacgagatgggCCCCGCCGCCTTCATGTGGCCGGCCGACCGCGTCTGGAGCGGAGACATGGATAACCAGGAGCCGTGCGGTTCCcgggccggcgtcggcaaccGGACCCAGTTTCCCTTGG TCGGCGGAAAGATTGCCCTCGTTGCCCAGGACGACTACTACAACACCAAGATCTCCATCTCGTACAAGAACG ACCCGACGACCAACAGCGACTTCACCACCCTCATCGAAGAGCAGTCCGTCGCCGACCTGAACCCGGGCCACACCTGCGTCGACATCCCCAACCCACCGTCCTccgtggccgccggcggcaacgccacCCTCCAGATCATCTACCGCGCCGACTGGGACGCCCCGCACAACCAAACCTTCTACGCCTGCTCCGACATCACctacgtcgacgccgccaccttCAACACCCGCATCCCCTGCTTCAACGCCACCGAgcccggcgaggacgacatcgccgccaccgcgtcgccctcggcgtcggcaagcAACTCGGCCTCCAACAGCGGCTCGtcgtccggcggcggcggcggcggcggcctctcgggcggcgccatcgccggcatcgtcatcggcgccgtcgccggcgtgggTCTGCTTGTtggcgccgccctcttcttctaccGCAAGAGccagcagaagaagcgcaaCTCGAGGCTGGCCCGCATGGAGGAGAACGCGCGCAACTCGGAGcactggatcgccggcaAGAACTCGTCCTCGCAGAACAGCGTCCAGCTGAACAACCTGCCCTGA